From the genome of Scyliorhinus canicula chromosome 20, sScyCan1.1, whole genome shotgun sequence:
ctccatatccctcggttagaccacactgggagcactgtgcacagttctgggctccatatccctcagttagaccacactgggagcactgtgcacagttctggtctccatttccctcagttagacccacactgggagcactgtgcacagttctggtctccatatccctcggttagacccacactgggagcactgtgcacagttctggtctccatatccctcagttagcccacactgggagcactgtgcacagttctggtctccatatccctcggttagacccacactgggagcactgtgcacagttctggtctccatatccctcagttagacccacactgggagcactgtacacagttctggtctccatatccctcggttagaccacactgggagcactgtgcacagttctggtctccatatccctcggttagacccacactgggagcactgtgcaccgttccggtctccatatccctcagttagacccacactgggagcactgtgcacagttctggtctccatatccctcggttagacccacactgggagcaatgtgcacagttctggtctccatatccctcagttagacccacactgggagcactgtgcacagttctggtctccatatccctcagttagacccacactgggagcactgtgcacagttctggtctccatatccctcagttagacccacactgggagcactgtgcacagttctggtctccatatccctcagttagacccacactgggagcactgtgcacagttctggtctccatatccctcagttagaccacactgggagcactgtgcacagttctggtctccatatccctcggttagacccacactgggagcactgtgcacagttctggtctccatatccctcagttagacccacactgggagcgctgtgcacagttctggtctccatatccctcagttagacccacactgggagcactgtgctcaGTTCTgatgcgggattctctgacccccccgccaggtcggagaatcgtccggggccagtgtgaatcgcgccggtcggtgggtccctgcggcgattctccggcccgcgatgggccgaagtcccgccgctgactagcctctcccgccggcgtggatcaaaccacctctcttactggcgggattggcggcgcgggcaggtgccggggtcctggggggggggggggcgttgggcgatctgaccctggggggtgcccccatggtggcctggcccgcgatcggggcccaccaatcggtgggtgggcctgtgccgtgggggcgctctttttcttccgccttcgccatagtcttcaccatggcggaggtggaagagacccccccggACTGCACAGggctgatgtcagcagccgcttacgctccggcgcatgcgcggattaacgccggccggcgaagtcctttcggccccggctggcggggagcCAAAGGCCGTTCCTGCCAACCGGGAGAGCGGGAGCCACTgcgacgcgggcctagcccctcaatgtgacggcctggcccctaaaggccGTTCCTGCCAGCCgggagagcgggagccactccagcgtgggcctagcccctcaatctgacggcttggcccctaaaggccgttcctgccagccggtggagcgggagccactccagcgcgggcctagcccctcaatctgacggcttggcccctaaaggtgccgagacatccacacctttggggtggcccaacgccggagtggttcacgccactccatcacgccgggaccccccgccccgggtaggggagaatcccggccctgctctctatatccctcacttagaccacactgggaacaTGAGAAACTCAACATAAGATAGTCATCCAGGTGTTTTTCCCTCCCTTCCTTAACTTGTCAATGATTTCCCTCAGCCAATGGCTGCGATCACATTCTTCCCAATCCCTGGATGAAGACATTTCCTCGGATTCCCCCACTGATGTTTACTGGTGACTGTCACATATCGATAAAAGACATCAGATGCATTGATATTGATGGAAATAAACAGACAGCTGGTCAAATATTATTCATATAAAGTTTTCACAGATGTCATTCATAGTTTTATTTAAATATGTACATCACATATTGACAAAAATACATTCAGTCAATAAAAAGTGTTGACACTTATATTTACAgtacagtgtacagatatctccctgagagagaggggggactgagagacaccagtcagtgtacagatatctccctgagagagaggggggactgagggacaccagtcagtgtacagatatctccctgagagagaggggactgagagacaccagtcagtgtacagatatctccctgagagagagaggggactgagagacaccagtcagtgaacagatatctccctgagagagagtggggactgagagacaccagtcagtgtacagatatctccctgagagagagaggggactgagagacaccagtcagtgtacagatatccccctgagagagagagactgagagacaccagtcagtgtacagatatctccctgagagagaggggactgagagacaccagtcagtgtacagatatctccctgagagagagaggggactgagagacaccagtcagtgtacagatatctccctggagagagaggggactaagagacaccagtcagtgtacagatatctccctgagagagagaggggactgagagacaccagtcagtgtacagatatctccctgagatagaggggactgagagacaccagtcagtgtacagatatctccctgagagagaggggactgagagacaccagtcagtgtacagatatctccctgagagaggggactgagagacaccagtcagtgtacagatatctgcccgagagagggaggggactgagagacaccagtcagtgtacagatatctccctgagagagaggggactgagagacagccagtcagtgtacagatatctccctgagagagaggggggactgagagacaccagtcagtgtacagatatctccctgagagagaggggactgagagacaccagtcagtgtacagatatctccctgagagagagaggggactgagagacagcagtcagtgtacagatatctccctgagagagagaggggactgagagacaccagtcagtgtacagatatctccctgagagagaggggggactgagagacaccagtcagtgtacagatatctccctgagagagagaggggactgagagacaccagtcactgtacagatatctgcccgagagagagaggggactgagagacaccagtcagtgtacagatatctccctgagagagaggggactgagagacgccagtcagtgtacagatatctccctgagagagaggggggactgagagacaccagtcagtgtacagatatctccctgagagagaggggactgagagacaccagtcagtgtacagatatctccctgagagagagaggggactgagagacagcagtcagtgtacagatatctccctgagagagagaggggactgagagacaccagtcagtgtacagatatctccctgagagagagtggactgagagacaccagtcagtgtacagatatctccctgagagagagaggggactgagagacaccagtcagtgtacagatatctccctgtgagagaggggactgagagacaccagtcagtgtacagatatctccctgagagagaggggactgagagacaccagtcagtgtacagatatctccctgagagagagaggggactgagagacaccagtcagtgtacagatatctccctgagagagagagaggggactgagagacaccagtcagtgtacagatatctccctgagagagagagagaggactgagagacgaGGAGAAAGCTATAGAGTGAGAGAGGCAGAAACAGAGAGATAGAAGGAGAGGGACATTAAtgaagtgagagagtgaggggggcaaacacagacagaggaagagagagagtgagtctcCATCTGGAAAGATTAGCAGCTGAGAGTTCTGCAGATGGCTTGGGCAGGCTGGTCTGCTTGCTGAGTGGTGGCAGAAGGCAGCAGGTCAGGTACAGTGAGAGGAGCGGTAGTCATCTATTGTGCTGCCAATTGTGGGCCTCACGCCCATTTCTCCAATCACCAACTCAGCTCAGCTGATGACTGGGGAGGGTACCAGGATGTCACAGGAGCAGGAAGCCGGGGGTCAGACCCTCCCCTGACTCTTCGATTGGCTCTGATGGGACGAGAGGAAGCACAAATAATTACAATTCCATCAATAACTGGCAACAGTGAAACAGAAAGTTGATGCATTTCTCACAGTGTGGGACAGACTGTTTACCctgggctgtacctgtcctgggagtgtttgatggggacagtgtagagggagctttactctgtatctaaccccgtgctgtacctgtcctgggagtgtttgatggggacagtgtagaaggagctttactctgtatctaaccccgtgctgtccctgtcctgggagtgtttgatggggacagtgttgagggagctttactctgtatctaaccccgtgctgtacctgtcctgggagtgtttgatggggacagtgtagagagagctttactctgtatctaaccccgtgctgtacctgtcctgggagtgtttgatggggacagtgtagagggagctttactctgtatctaaccccgtgctgtacctgtcctgggagtgtttgatggggacagtgtagagcaggggtgggcaaacttttccgtgcaagggccacattcagaaattcacaattcacaaagggccgcatagtatattaagtaaaataattacttcacccggttatgattctgggcgcctcatatagaacatagaacagtacagcacagaacaggcccttcggccctcgacgttgtgccgagcaatgatcaccctactcaagtcaacgtatccaccctataccagtaagtaacccaacagcccccctccattaaccttaaaaaaaaaaattttttttttaaataaaaaaaattttaaaaaaaaatttttttttttttttttttaatgacttggtgggccgcagaaatacctttggcgggccgcatgcggcccgcgggccgtagtttgcccacccctggtgtagagagagctttactctgtatctaaccccgtgctgtacctgtcctgggagtgtttgatggggacagtgtagagggagctttactctgtatctaaccccgtgctgtacctgccctgggagtgtttgatggggacagtgtagagggagctttactctgtatctaaccccgtgctgtacctgtcttgggagtgtttgatggggacagtgtagagggagctttactctgtatctaaccccgtgctgtacctgtcctgggtgtgtttgatgggcacagtgtagagggagctttactctgtatctaatcccgtgctgtacctgtcctgggtgtgtttgatggggacagtgtagagggagctttactttgtatctctccccgtgctgtacctgtcctgggagtgtttgatggggacagtgtagagggagctttactctgtatctaaccccgtgctgtacctgtcctgggagtgtttgatggggacagtgtagagggagcgttactctgtatctaaccctgtgctgtacctgtcctgggagtgtttgatggggacagtgtcgagggagctttactctgtatctaaccccgtgctgtacctgtcctgggagtgtttaatgggggcagtgtagagggagctttactctgtatctaaccccgtgctgtacctgtcctgggagtgtttgatggggacagtgtagagggagctttactctgtatctaaccccgtgctgtacctgtcctgggagtgtttgatggggacagtgtagagggagctttactctgtatctaaccccgtgctgtacctgtcctgggagtgtttgatggggacagtgcagagggagctttactctgtacctaaccctgtgctgtacctgtcctgggagtgtttgatggggacagtgtagaaggagctttactctgtatctaaccccgtgctgtccctgtcctgggagtgtttgatggggacagtgttgagggagctttactctgtatctaaccccgtgctgtacctgtcctgggagtgtttgatggggacagtgtagtgagagctttactctgtatctaaccccgtgctgtacctgtcctgggagtgtttgatggggacagtgtagagggagctttactctgtatctaaccccgtgctgtacctgtcctgggagtgtttgatggggacagtgtagagagagctttactctgtatctaaccccgtgctgtacctgtcctgggagtgtttgatggggacagtgtagagagagctttactctgtatctaaccccatgctgtacctgccctgggagtgtttgatggggacagtgtagagggagctttactctgtatctaaccccgtgctgtacctgtcttgggagtgtttgatggggacagtgtagagggagctttactctgtatctaaccccgtgctgtacctgtcctgggtgtgtttgatgggcacagtgtagagggagctttactctgtatctaatcccgtgctgtacctgtcctgggtgtgtttgatggggacagtgtagagggagctttactctgtatctctccccgtgctgtacctgtcctgggagtgtttgatggggacagtgtagagggagctttactctgtatctaaccccgtgctgtacctgtcctgggagtgtttgatggggacagtgtagagggagcgttactctgtatctaaccctgtgctgtacctgtcctgggagtgtttgatggggacagtgtcgagggagctttactctgtatctaaccccgtgctgtacctgtcctgggagtgtttaatgggggcagtgtagcgggagctttactctgtatctaaccccgtgctgtacctgtcctgggagtgtttgatggggacagtgtagagggagctttactctgtatctaaccccgtgctgtacctgtcctgggagtgtttgatggggacagtgtagagggagctttactctgtatctaaccccgtgctgtacctgtcctgggagtgtttgatggggtcagtgtagagggagctttacactgtatctaaccccatgctgtacctgtcctgggagtgtttgatggggacagtgtagagggagcttttctctgtatctaaccccgtgctgtacctgccctgggagtgtttgatggggacagtgtagagggagctttactctgtatctaaccccgtgctgtacctgtcctgggagggtttgatggggacagtgtagagggtgctttactctgtatctaaccccatgctgtacctgtcctgggagtgtttgatggggacagtgtagagggagctttactctgtatctaaccccgtgctgtacctgtcctgggagggtttgatggggacagtgtagagggagctttactctgtatctaaccccgtgctgtacctgccctgggagtgtttgatggggacagtgtagagggtgctttactctgtatctaaccccgtgctgtacctgtcctgggagtgtttgatggggacagtgtagagggagctttactctgtatctaaccccgtgctgtacctgtcctgggagtgtttgatggggacagtgcagagggagctttactctgtatctaaccccgtgctatacctgtcctgggagtgtttgatggggacagtgcagagggagctttactctgtatctaatcccgtgctgtacctgtcctgggagtgtttgatggggacagtgcagagggagctttactctgtatctaatcccgtgctgtacctgtcctgggagtgtttgatggggacagtgtagagggagctttactctgtatctaaccccgtgctatacctgtcctgggagtgtttgatgtgaacTTACTGGAAAATGTTTTCTTTGTCagagtcctgtgaagaattacagCCAGTAAGATACACAGCATGACCAGAGCTCCGACAATCCCCACGATAATGAAGGTCAGGGTTGGTGGGGTCACGATCTCCGACCTTTTGGTTGCTGTGTAGGGGTCAACCAGGACACAACACATAAAAAATTAATTTTCTTAGTTAAACACACTTATGTATTCGTGAGCAAAGATCTGTTTCTTGTATTAAATGTAATTCCCCTGAGATTTGATTTGATGGGAGACGGTGCAGTTATGAGAACAGCATTGAGGATAACCAGAAAACCAGACAAACGATCAAATTCCAGTATCCTTTCTCACTTAAATTCAATAAATGAAATTATTAATAATAACGCTAATCTCAGTAACTTTCATTAATTATTGTTAAAAAAAGTCTGGTTCGTTACGTCTGGACCttctacagtgcagcactccctcagtactgaccctctgacagtgcggcgctccctcagtactgaccctctgacagtgcggcactccctcagtactgaccctctgacagtgcggcactccctcagtactgacgctctgacagtgcggcactcactcagtactgaccctctgacagtgcggcactccctcagtactgacgctctgacagtgcggcactccctcagtactgaccctctgacagtgcagcactccctcagtactgaccctctggcagtgcggcactccctcagtactgaccctctgacagtgcggcactccctcagtactgaccctctgacagtgcggcactcactcagtactgaccctctgacagtgcagcactccctcagtactgaccctctgacagtgcggcactccctcagtactgaccctctgacagtgcagcactccctcagtactgaccctctgacagtgcggcactccctcagtactgaccctctgacagtgcggcgctccctcagtactgaccctctggcagtgcggcactccctcagtactgaccgtctgacagtgcggcactccttcagtactgacccactgacagtgcggcactccctgagtactgaccctctgacagtgcggcactccctcagtactgaccctctgacagtgcggcactccctcagtactgaccctctgacagtgcagcagtccctcagtactgaccctctgacagtgcagcactccctcagtactgaccctctgatagtgcggcactccctcagtactgaccctctgacagtgcggcactccctcagtacagaccctctgacagtgcagcactccctcagtactgaccctctgacagtgcagcactcccttagtactgtccctctgacagtgcggcactccctcagtactgaccctctgacagtgcggcactccctcagcactgaccctctgacagtgcggcactcactcagtactgaccctctgacagtgcggcactccctcagtactgaccctctgacagtgcggcactccctcagcactgaccctctgacagtgcagcactccctcagtactgaccctctgacagtgcagcactccctcagtactgaccctctgacagtgcggcactccctcagtactgaccctctgacagtgcggcactccctcagtactgaccctctgacagtgcagcactccctcagtactgaccctctgacagtgcggcactccctcagcactgaccctctgacagtgcggcactcactcagtactgaccct
Proteins encoded in this window:
- the LOC119954828 gene encoding tumor necrosis factor receptor superfamily member 12A yields the protein MGCPLGQVWNSDLDKCLHCGICNVFPHTPSCNLCSSSNTTPGTTTKRSEIVTPPTLTFIIVGIVGALVMLCILLAVILHRTLTKKTFSKPIEESGEGLTPGFLLL